Proteins from one Synergistales bacterium genomic window:
- a CDS encoding phosphatidylserine decarboxylase: MRLRREGAPVMGGLLFAVAGGWIIDPAVAAGLAPLLVLVVWFYRDPPRSAGGGREAAVSPADGKVVEIDYASHAFTGPALRIGIFMSPLDVHVNRVPLNGAVAFLRHVPGRKAMAFHPNAPEENERLYMGLQSEFGPVVVVQIAGFLARRISCWVREGDHLERGGRYGMIHFGSRVDIYLPRRMSCSVREGQRVRAGETILGVMYGGAEE, translated from the coding sequence ATGCGGCTGCGTCGCGAGGGCGCTCCCGTTATGGGCGGACTGCTCTTCGCCGTCGCCGGCGGCTGGATCATCGATCCCGCCGTCGCCGCGGGGCTGGCGCCGCTGCTTGTCCTGGTGGTCTGGTTCTACCGGGATCCGCCGCGCAGTGCCGGCGGCGGAAGGGAGGCGGCGGTGAGTCCCGCCGACGGCAAGGTGGTGGAGATCGACTATGCCTCCCATGCCTTCACCGGGCCGGCGTTGCGGATCGGGATCTTCATGTCGCCGCTGGATGTCCATGTCAACCGGGTTCCCCTGAACGGCGCGGTCGCCTTTCTGCGCCATGTCCCCGGCCGCAAGGCCATGGCCTTCCATCCCAATGCGCCGGAGGAGAACGAACGCCTCTACATGGGGTTGCAGAGCGAATTCGGCCCCGTCGTGGTGGTGCAGATCGCCGGCTTCCTGGCCCGGCGGATCAGCTGCTGGGTGCGCGAGGGCGACCATCTGGAGCGTGGAGGGCGGTACGGAATGATCCATTTCGGTTCCCGCGTGGACATCTATCTTCCCCGGAGAATGAGCTGTTCCGTCCGGGAAGGGCAGCGGGTGCGCGCAGGGGAGACCATACTGGGAGTGATGTACGGTGGGGCGGAGGAGTAA
- the pssA gene encoding CDP-diacylglycerol--serine O-phosphatidyltransferase — MITSGNILCGVLSLVMTLHGHIVPAAWLVFVAMMFDFMDGKMARLLGGGSEFGEELDSLADMVSFGAAPALLLYKVALWDLWGILGALTAAFFVICGALRLARFNVTHSDGNYFEGLPIPGAALLLSSLVFGGMVPLPPVMALVTLGTASLMVSSVPFGNLKQLQWDHVNQRRLVFLAGLLVVLAVVFQERSPLVGTVIYVVSGFFRFDWGAWLTISWVPSRSTERDL; from the coding sequence ATGATTACCAGCGGGAACATCCTCTGCGGTGTGCTCTCGCTGGTGATGACGCTCCATGGGCATATCGTCCCGGCGGCGTGGCTGGTCTTCGTGGCCATGATGTTCGATTTCATGGACGGCAAGATGGCCCGGCTGCTCGGCGGCGGGAGCGAATTCGGCGAGGAGCTCGACAGCCTTGCCGATATGGTCAGCTTCGGGGCGGCCCCGGCGCTGCTGCTCTACAAGGTGGCCCTCTGGGATCTCTGGGGGATCCTCGGGGCCCTGACGGCCGCCTTCTTTGTGATCTGCGGTGCCTTGCGTCTGGCCCGGTTCAACGTCACCCACAGCGACGGAAACTACTTCGAGGGGCTCCCCATTCCCGGAGCCGCTCTGCTGCTCTCCTCGCTTGTCTTCGGCGGGATGGTGCCCCTGCCGCCGGTGATGGCCCTGGTGACGCTGGGCACCGCTTCACTGATGGTCTCCAGCGTACCCTTCGGGAATCTGAAACAACTCCAGTGGGACCATGTCAACCAGCGCAGGCTGGTCTTTCTGGCCGGGCTGCTGGTGGTGCTGGCGGTTGTCTTCCAGGAGCGTTCTCCCCTGGTCGGTACGGTGATCTATGTGGTCAGCGGATTCTTCCGCTTCGACTGGGGCGCCTGGCTGACCATCTCCTGGGTTCCCTCCCGTTCCACCGAACGGGATCTCTAG
- a CDS encoding chemotaxis protein CheX translates to MPVENETLARLHKLVNASGRSLIEVSSTLGLELTFNKEGVTVGSRAPGAVVASLVSIYGEGAHGTSTIFMNQQAFSTYVEKLSQGMIAPDIDDDMAMSVIGEIGNMVSGKSVVTLSQLGFEGLDLTPPQLFKGKNIKTLRMPEESGYTFTLPFYINEDRESIVFQVLLFRK, encoded by the coding sequence GTGCCGGTAGAAAACGAAACGCTCGCACGGCTGCACAAACTGGTCAACGCATCGGGAAGAAGCCTGATCGAGGTCAGCAGCACCCTCGGGCTGGAGCTGACCTTCAACAAGGAGGGGGTCACCGTGGGCAGCCGTGCTCCGGGAGCGGTGGTGGCCAGCCTGGTCTCCATCTACGGCGAGGGCGCCCACGGCACCTCAACCATCTTCATGAACCAGCAGGCCTTCTCCACCTATGTGGAGAAGCTTTCCCAGGGGATGATCGCCCCCGACATCGACGACGACATGGCCATGAGCGTCATCGGGGAGATCGGCAACATGGTCAGCGGGAAGTCGGTGGTCACCCTCTCCCAGCTCGGCTTTGAAGGCCTGGACCTCACCCCACCCCAGCTTTTCAAGGGCAAAAACATCAAGACCCTCCGCATGCCCGAGGAGAGCGGCTACACCTTCACCCTCCCCTTTTACATCAACGAAGACAGGGAAAGCATCGTCTTTCAGGTGCTCCTCTTCCGCAAATAA
- the thiT gene encoding energy-coupled thiamine transporter ThiT: MNGTRTRVMVEGALVVALSVALSYVKIWRMPQGGSITIENVPLLLFALRYGFRWGIGAGAVSGLLQLALGGYIVHPAQALLDYPLAFGALGTAALLRTPLWAGICLGTAVRLFCHVFSGALFFASYAPEGTSIWLYSITYNGSFMLPSLVLSILLVYLLWPRLGNLDQGERG, encoded by the coding sequence ATGAACGGCACTCGCACACGCGTCATGGTTGAAGGGGCTCTGGTGGTGGCGCTCTCGGTGGCCCTCTCCTACGTCAAGATCTGGAGGATGCCCCAGGGCGGTTCGATCACCATCGAGAATGTACCGCTCCTGCTCTTTGCGCTACGCTACGGCTTTCGGTGGGGCATCGGGGCCGGCGCCGTTTCGGGGCTTCTCCAGCTGGCTCTGGGCGGATACATCGTCCATCCCGCGCAGGCGCTTCTCGACTACCCGCTGGCATTCGGCGCTCTCGGTACGGCAGCCCTCCTGCGCACCCCGCTGTGGGCCGGCATATGCCTGGGGACAGCGGTGCGGCTCTTCTGTCACGTGTTCTCGGGTGCCCTCTTTTTCGCCAGCTACGCTCCGGAGGGAACGTCGATCTGGTTGTACTCCATCACCTATAACGGGAGCTTCATGCTCCCGTCGCTTGTACTGTCGATTCTGTTGGTCTATCTCCTCTGGCCGAGACTCGGGAACCTGGATCAAGGGGAGCGGGGATAG
- the gyrA gene encoding DNA gyrase subunit A, with protein MTDSTGGPRDFGRVIPLPLEEEIKNSYLDYAMSVIVGRALPDARDGLKPVQRRILYAMLGLGLRHNQGYKKSARVVGETMGKYHPHGDSAIYDTMARMAQDFSMRYPHVDGQGNFGSIDGDPPAAMRYTEARLTALGEEMLQDIDEDTVDWGPNFDDSLQEPLTLPCRLPNLLINGSSGIAVGMATNIPPHNLGEVADALCYILDRKEDEEAELGEVMRFLHGPDFPTGGQILGREGIIDAYRTGRGKVVMRGRTTIEDLPRGKQAIIINEIPYLLNKTTFIETIAKNVQTKQLEGITDVRDESDRNGLRIVLEISRDHNAQLTLRQLYSRTQLQSTFGVINLALVNGQPRVMPLLEMLSIFLDYRREVVRRRTEFRLQKAEARAHIVEGLLKALDVIDEIVALIRASRDTDAARAGLIERFDFSEKQAQSILDMRLQRLTGLERQKLEEEYEQLIRQIEYYRSVLGDPQILDGVIKEELLDVRRRFGNERRTEIVDEIGDYSSEDLIPEKDLVVVLSRDSYLRRMPLEDYRCQGKGGKGVKGATPKGEDEIAFVTVGSTHRNVLLFTSRGRIFAIRGHMIPHPKAGKGKHVSRFIALEEGERVVAIRDSRLAGARYVFFLTKQGIAKRMPADELERITRAGRRILTLAPGDEIARVRCSGGGEDLLFVTAAGKALRVSEEEFRPLGRQARGVRGIRLAEGDHVVGCDIVRPGRTLLLLSRRGLGKRVRYDDFTPRHRGGQGVRAMNAGARTGEVIASWGVAENDSVMVISSRGRMVRCNASEIRLLGRQATGVIAVRLDDGDSVADMGVIRCDTEEEE; from the coding sequence ATGACTGATTCAACGGGCGGACCACGCGACTTCGGCCGGGTGATCCCCCTTCCGCTGGAAGAAGAGATCAAAAACAGCTATCTGGACTACGCCATGAGCGTCATCGTGGGCCGGGCCCTCCCGGACGCGCGGGACGGCCTCAAACCGGTGCAGCGCCGCATCCTCTACGCCATGCTGGGGCTCGGTCTGCGGCACAACCAGGGCTACAAGAAGTCCGCCCGCGTCGTCGGGGAGACCATGGGTAAGTACCATCCCCACGGTGACTCCGCTATCTACGATACCATGGCGCGGATGGCCCAGGACTTCAGTATGCGCTATCCCCACGTGGATGGCCAGGGAAACTTCGGCTCCATCGACGGCGATCCGCCGGCGGCCATGCGGTATACCGAGGCCCGTCTCACCGCACTGGGCGAGGAGATGCTCCAGGATATCGACGAGGACACCGTCGACTGGGGGCCCAACTTCGACGACTCCCTGCAGGAACCGCTCACCCTTCCCTGCCGGCTCCCGAATCTGCTGATCAACGGCAGCTCCGGTATCGCCGTGGGGATGGCCACCAACATCCCGCCCCACAATCTCGGCGAGGTGGCCGATGCGCTCTGCTATATCCTCGACCGCAAGGAGGACGAGGAGGCGGAGCTGGGCGAGGTGATGCGCTTTCTCCACGGACCGGACTTCCCCACCGGGGGGCAGATCCTCGGCCGTGAGGGGATCATCGATGCCTACCGAACCGGCCGTGGGAAGGTGGTCATGCGGGGCCGCACCACCATCGAGGACCTCCCCCGCGGCAAGCAGGCCATCATCATCAACGAGATCCCCTATCTCCTGAACAAGACCACCTTTATCGAAACCATCGCCAAGAACGTACAGACCAAGCAGCTGGAGGGCATCACCGATGTCCGCGACGAATCGGACCGCAACGGCCTGCGCATCGTGCTGGAGATCAGCCGGGACCACAACGCCCAGCTGACCCTGCGCCAGCTCTACAGCCGCACCCAGCTGCAGAGCACCTTCGGGGTGATCAATCTCGCCCTGGTGAACGGTCAGCCCAGGGTGATGCCGCTTCTGGAGATGCTGTCCATCTTCCTGGACTACCGTCGGGAGGTGGTGCGGCGGCGTACGGAGTTCCGGCTGCAGAAGGCCGAGGCCCGGGCCCATATCGTGGAAGGGCTGCTCAAGGCGCTGGATGTCATCGACGAGATCGTCGCCCTGATCCGTGCGTCCAGGGACACCGACGCGGCCCGCGCCGGCCTGATCGAGCGTTTCGATTTCTCGGAGAAACAGGCCCAGTCGATCCTGGACATGCGGCTGCAGCGGCTTACCGGTCTGGAGCGGCAGAAGCTCGAAGAGGAGTATGAGCAGCTGATCCGGCAGATCGAGTACTACCGCTCCGTTCTGGGGGATCCCCAGATCCTGGATGGGGTCATCAAGGAGGAGCTCCTGGATGTCAGGAGGCGTTTCGGCAACGAGCGGAGAACGGAGATCGTCGACGAGATCGGCGATTACTCCAGCGAGGACCTGATCCCCGAGAAGGATCTGGTGGTGGTGCTCTCCCGGGACAGCTATCTCCGCCGGATGCCGCTGGAGGACTACCGCTGTCAGGGCAAAGGCGGCAAGGGGGTCAAGGGGGCCACGCCCAAGGGCGAGGACGAGATCGCCTTCGTGACGGTCGGCTCCACCCACCGAAATGTGCTGCTCTTCACCTCCCGCGGGCGGATCTTCGCCATCCGGGGGCACATGATCCCCCACCCGAAGGCGGGCAAGGGGAAGCACGTCTCCCGCTTTATCGCCCTGGAGGAGGGCGAGCGGGTGGTGGCCATCCGGGACAGCCGGCTGGCCGGGGCGAGGTATGTCTTCTTTCTCACCAAACAGGGCATCGCCAAGCGGATGCCCGCCGACGAACTGGAACGGATCACCCGCGCCGGGCGCCGGATCCTCACCCTCGCCCCGGGTGACGAGATCGCCAGGGTGCGCTGCAGCGGCGGCGGCGAGGATCTGCTCTTCGTCACCGCCGCCGGGAAGGCCCTCCGGGTCTCGGAGGAGGAATTCCGTCCACTGGGTCGGCAGGCCAGAGGGGTGCGCGGCATCCGGCTGGCCGAAGGCGACCATGTGGTGGGCTGCGACATCGTCCGGCCGGGGCGGACCCTGCTGCTGCTCAGCAGGCGGGGACTGGGCAAGCGGGTGCGCTACGACGACTTCACGCCCCGCCACCGGGGCGGCCAGGGTGTCCGGGCGATGAACGCCGGGGCCAGAACCGGCGAGGTCATCGCCTCCTGGGGGGTTGCCGAGAACGACAGCGTCATGGTGATCTCCAGCAGGGGGCGGATGGTGCGCTGCAACGCCTCGGAGATCCGCCTCCTGGGGCGTCAGGCCACAGGCGTCATCGCCGTGCGTCTCGACGACGGCGACAGTGTGGCCGACATGGGTGTCATCCGCTGTGACACCGAAGAGGAGGAGTAA